A stretch of Methanosphaerula palustris E1-9c DNA encodes these proteins:
- a CDS encoding indole-3-glycerol phosphate synthase TrpC gives MILDHLAAASRVRGAHLPTGGYPPSAHRPVSLAGAIRNASNRHAVIAEIKPASPSMGAIRMIPDPGELGAALAGGGCVGLSVLTEPELFGGSVEALQQVRARTTIPILRKDFITDLRQIAETQAISADAVLLIARLLGDDLPTFVRAALDAGLEPLVEVHTEEEMDSALATSTPLIGINNRDLATLQIDRSVTRRLAHLAAGAGRVVISESGIKTPGNLMELTPFADAFLIGTAVMAAPDPVTALKGFIHAGYQGENDENEKRETRD, from the coding sequence ATGATCCTCGATCACCTGGCAGCGGCCTCCCGGGTGAGGGGCGCCCACCTCCCAACCGGGGGATATCCACCCTCCGCCCATCGGCCGGTCAGCCTGGCCGGGGCGATCAGAAACGCCTCCAATCGGCACGCCGTGATCGCGGAAATCAAACCTGCATCCCCGTCCATGGGAGCGATCAGGATGATCCCGGACCCAGGAGAACTTGGGGCAGCGCTGGCCGGAGGCGGCTGCGTCGGCCTCTCGGTGCTGACCGAACCGGAACTGTTCGGGGGGTCGGTGGAGGCCCTACAGCAGGTGCGGGCCAGAACCACCATCCCGATCCTCCGAAAGGACTTCATCACCGACCTCCGGCAGATCGCCGAGACACAGGCGATCAGCGCCGACGCCGTGCTGTTGATCGCACGCCTCCTCGGGGATGACCTCCCCACCTTCGTCAGGGCAGCCCTGGATGCCGGGCTGGAGCCGCTGGTCGAGGTGCACACAGAAGAGGAAATGGACTCAGCACTCGCGACCAGCACCCCGCTGATCGGGATCAACAATCGGGATCTGGCCACCCTTCAGATCGACCGATCTGTCACCAGAAGGCTGGCGCACCTGGCTGCCGGAGCCGGCCGGGTGGTGATCAGCGAGAGCGGGATCAAAACCCCCGGGAACCTGATGGAACTGACTCCGTTCGCCGACGCATTTCTGATCGGGACGGCGGTGATGGCCGCGCCGGACCCGGTGACGGCCCTGAAAGGGTTCATCCATGCAGGCTATCAGGGGGAAAATGATGAGAATGAGAAGAGGGAGACCAGAGATTGA
- the trpD gene encoding anthranilate phosphoribosyltransferase, giving the protein MIKEALARVIAGQDLPEQMAAGAMEAIMTGAATNAQIGSFLTALRMKGESPAEVAAFAAVMRVHAVQFQVRGGQGRLVDTCGTGGDQAGTFNISTAAAIVAAGAGVRIVKHGNRSASGRCGSADVLEELGVNLAMTPAQEQATLEQAGIVFLFAQTHHPAMKHVAAARKEIGIRTVFNILGPLTNPAGADAQLLGVPEPSLLDLLPPVLQTLGVDHAMIVCGGGLDEISTATATEVVEVKGTEILRYTLTPEQFGIPPVNIAELQGGDVHTSAAIIKGILDGEGGACREITLLNAAAAIYLGGRAVDLNEGVRLAATSIDSGAAAVTLQTLISTSRGET; this is encoded by the coding sequence ATGATCAAGGAGGCGCTGGCCAGGGTGATCGCCGGACAGGACCTTCCTGAACAGATGGCTGCAGGGGCGATGGAGGCGATCATGACAGGGGCGGCCACCAATGCCCAGATAGGTTCGTTTCTGACGGCACTCCGGATGAAAGGAGAGAGCCCCGCCGAGGTCGCGGCCTTTGCAGCGGTGATGCGTGTCCATGCCGTGCAGTTCCAGGTCAGAGGTGGGCAGGGACGGCTTGTCGACACCTGCGGCACCGGAGGAGACCAGGCAGGAACCTTCAACATCAGTACGGCTGCGGCGATCGTCGCGGCAGGAGCAGGGGTCCGGATCGTCAAACACGGTAACCGTTCGGCTTCAGGGCGATGCGGATCGGCTGATGTGCTCGAGGAACTCGGTGTAAACCTGGCGATGACGCCGGCGCAGGAGCAGGCGACCCTGGAACAGGCAGGGATCGTCTTCCTCTTCGCCCAGACCCATCACCCTGCGATGAAGCATGTCGCAGCGGCCCGTAAGGAGATCGGGATTCGGACCGTCTTCAACATCCTCGGCCCGCTGACCAATCCGGCAGGGGCCGACGCGCAGCTCCTCGGGGTGCCGGAACCGTCACTCCTCGACCTGCTCCCCCCGGTGCTGCAGACCCTCGGTGTCGATCATGCGATGATTGTCTGCGGCGGAGGACTCGACGAGATCAGCACAGCAACCGCCACTGAGGTGGTAGAGGTGAAGGGGACCGAGATCCTCCGATACACCCTGACTCCGGAACAGTTCGGGATTCCCCCAGTGAACATCGCCGAACTGCAGGGCGGGGACGTCCACACCAGCGCCGCAATCATCAAGGGTATCCTCGATGGAGAAGGGGGGGCGTGCCGGGAGATCACCCTCCTCAATGCGGCGGCGGCGATCTATCTCGGTGGCAGGGCTGTTGACCTCAATGAAGGAGTCAGGCTGGCCGCGACATCGATCGACTCGGGGGCAGCGGCTGTCACCCTTCAGACACTGATCTCGACCAGCAGAGGTGAGACATGA
- a CDS encoding anthranilate synthase component II has protein sequence MKVLVIDSFDSFTYNLCQLLGMLGAVVSVITKDATTEDTFAAAAGCDRILLSPGPGKPEDSTLYRTVLETLSHTVPTLGVCLGHQAICATFGSRIVRARILMHGKTSPIVHDQTGVFAGLPSPFTATRYHSLVADKDMFPDSLIISATSLDDDEVMGVRHREFPIEGVQFHPESILSPAGEALIRNFLEQPYLGRRSV, from the coding sequence ATGAAGGTGCTCGTGATCGACAGTTTCGACTCGTTCACCTACAACCTCTGCCAGCTCCTCGGCATGCTCGGTGCCGTGGTATCAGTGATCACAAAGGATGCCACCACAGAGGATACTTTTGCTGCGGCCGCTGGCTGCGATCGGATCCTCCTCTCCCCCGGGCCGGGAAAGCCTGAAGATTCGACTCTGTATCGGACCGTGCTCGAAACGCTGAGTCACACCGTCCCGACCCTCGGGGTCTGCCTGGGCCATCAGGCAATCTGCGCCACCTTCGGCAGCCGGATCGTCCGGGCCAGGATACTGATGCACGGAAAGACTTCCCCGATCGTCCACGACCAGACAGGAGTCTTCGCCGGCCTCCCATCACCGTTCACCGCGACCAGGTACCACTCGCTGGTCGCAGACAAAGACATGTTCCCGGACTCGCTGATCATATCGGCGACCAGTCTGGACGATGACGAGGTGATGGGGGTGCGCCACCGGGAGTTCCCAATTGAAGGGGTCCAGTTCCACCCGGAGAGTATCCTCTCCCCGGCAGGGGAGGCACTGATCAGAAACTTTCTGGAGCAGCCGTACCTCGGCAGGAGGAGCGTATGA
- a CDS encoding anthranilate synthase component I family protein, whose product MKITNVHQNFEDELKMNLSKEEYTTLARDLAKPLLIPLTCTIPIDDLSPAVGYRALAKGVGALLESVEGPTRLARYSFIAIDPPLKIQFRGNGGVELDGDSRFIAIATAPKGRNPVEQLESVMSRFTYAGIRVPPFAGGMIGSFSYELAPQIHPGLRPSLRQIREEPFLGTFMLVTGGAVFEHLAGTITLFTTPMLGQEQDAGAAYEQAREHLRLLCKTLDQLRKETPRQIFPEERRRNAETYISSLSPAAYQDAVLKAREHIHAGDILQAVISRQITCPYAGDPFLLYRAQRAINPGPYLYYLDFQDHQIAGSSPEMLVRVEGRTVTTVPIAGTRRRGKNEEEDLALATDLLNDPKERAEHLMLVDLARNDIGRVSTYGSVRVRDFMTIERFSHVQHIVSTVQGTLADHLTCFDAFTSCFPAGTVSGAPKVRAMEIINDLEPQDRGLYAGAVGYIGFDRTLDFAIAIRTVVIRDGIAAIQVGAGIVADSVPEHEWKETEAKAAAMMQALDLAGGSV is encoded by the coding sequence ATGAAGATCACAAATGTACATCAAAACTTTGAGGATGAATTGAAGATGAACCTCTCTAAGGAGGAGTACACCACCCTGGCAAGAGACCTGGCGAAGCCGCTGCTGATCCCTCTTACCTGCACGATCCCGATCGATGACCTCTCGCCGGCCGTGGGGTACCGTGCGCTGGCAAAAGGGGTGGGAGCACTGCTCGAATCGGTCGAAGGACCGACCAGACTGGCACGCTACTCGTTCATCGCCATCGACCCGCCTCTGAAAATCCAGTTCAGAGGCAATGGAGGAGTGGAGCTTGACGGAGATTCTCGATTCATCGCGATCGCCACGGCACCAAAAGGAAGGAATCCAGTAGAACAGCTCGAATCGGTGATGAGCCGGTTCACCTATGCAGGGATACGGGTTCCCCCATTTGCCGGCGGGATGATCGGTTCATTCTCATATGAACTGGCACCACAGATCCATCCAGGACTCAGGCCCTCATTACGACAGATCAGGGAGGAACCGTTCCTCGGCACCTTCATGCTGGTCACCGGGGGAGCCGTCTTCGAACACCTTGCAGGGACCATCACCCTCTTCACGACCCCCATGCTCGGTCAGGAACAGGACGCTGGTGCAGCCTACGAACAGGCCCGTGAGCATCTACGCCTCCTCTGCAAAACCCTGGACCAACTTCGGAAAGAGACACCCCGCCAGATCTTTCCAGAGGAGAGGAGGAGAAACGCGGAGACCTACATCTCCTCCCTCTCACCCGCAGCCTACCAAGACGCGGTCCTCAAAGCCAGAGAGCATATCCATGCAGGCGACATCCTGCAGGCCGTCATCTCGCGGCAGATCACCTGCCCGTATGCCGGGGATCCATTCCTCCTCTACCGTGCCCAACGGGCGATCAACCCGGGACCCTACCTCTACTACCTGGACTTTCAGGACCACCAGATCGCAGGTTCGAGCCCTGAGATGCTGGTTCGGGTGGAGGGGAGAACAGTCACCACCGTTCCGATAGCCGGGACCAGACGACGGGGAAAGAACGAGGAGGAGGACCTGGCACTGGCCACGGACCTGCTCAACGATCCCAAAGAACGAGCTGAACATCTGATGCTCGTAGACCTGGCCAGAAATGACATCGGCAGGGTCAGCACCTACGGCTCGGTCAGGGTCAGGGACTTCATGACGATCGAGCGCTTCTCCCATGTCCAGCACATCGTCTCGACCGTCCAGGGCACCCTCGCCGATCACCTGACCTGCTTCGATGCGTTCACCTCCTGCTTCCCTGCAGGGACCGTTTCAGGGGCTCCAAAAGTCAGAGCAATGGAGATCATCAACGATCTTGAACCGCAGGATCGCGGCCTCTATGCTGGGGCAGTCGGGTACATCGGCTTCGATCGGACCCTGGACTTTGCCATTGCCATACGGACGGTCGTGATCAGAGACGGGATCGCTGCGATACAGGTCGGTGCAGGGATCGTCGCCGACTCGGTGCCGGAGCACGAGTGGAAGGAGACCGAAGCAAAGGCAGCAGCGATGATGCAGGCACTCGACCTGGCAGGAGGGAGTGTATGA
- a CDS encoding PAS domain S-box protein: MKPPSEELRRIREILKQIPQGMSVTEIARALGKNKHSVGRYLDILRVSGHVEMRNYGMAKVFTLSQRIPLSALLSFPSEMIMVLDQEHRIGQINDQFLQFLQIERGEVVGRQLEYLPVPNPAVHDLVLQLLAALNGEEVADELEIPTDPARIFKLKAVATVFDDGTQGMTVILEDITAQKQAEQALKQSEALFRGMAENIQDGLVISRDREMVYVNERAAAILGYPRDEIFAMTALDVIASEEQERVRPLVDEYNQSGGVPKELRFWIVQKSGKRRYLSARLSSIDHEGDHIAYIVLTDMTEWKEAEDTLKRQYLFVHHFIDAFPRPIYCLNPDRRFLECNQAFEEMVGRSRAVIIGAKTADVFPAEDLAVYEQGDDDLFLEPSTSTYEATLQFPDGSRRQMTIEKATLRSPEEGASLTLIGNLIERGRQQH, from the coding sequence ATGAAACCACCTTCAGAGGAACTGCGGAGGATCAGGGAGATCCTGAAGCAGATACCGCAGGGGATGAGTGTGACCGAGATTGCACGCGCCCTCGGAAAGAATAAACACTCTGTCGGGAGGTACTTGGACATTCTGCGAGTCTCCGGTCATGTCGAGATGAGGAACTACGGGATGGCCAAAGTCTTCACCCTCTCCCAGCGGATTCCACTCAGCGCCCTCCTCTCCTTTCCCTCTGAGATGATCATGGTCCTCGACCAGGAGCACCGGATCGGACAGATCAACGACCAGTTCCTACAGTTCCTGCAGATTGAGCGCGGAGAGGTAGTCGGACGGCAACTGGAATACCTGCCAGTCCCAAACCCAGCGGTCCATGACCTCGTCCTACAACTGCTCGCTGCACTGAACGGGGAGGAAGTCGCGGACGAACTTGAGATTCCCACCGACCCGGCCAGAATATTTAAATTAAAAGCTGTTGCGACGGTATTCGATGATGGGACACAGGGGATGACTGTGATCCTTGAGGATATCACCGCCCAGAAGCAGGCAGAGCAGGCACTGAAACAGAGCGAAGCGCTCTTTCGGGGGATGGCTGAGAACATTCAGGATGGGCTGGTCATCAGCAGGGACCGGGAGATGGTCTACGTCAACGAGCGGGCTGCCGCAATCCTCGGTTATCCGCGTGACGAGATCTTTGCGATGACTGCCCTTGATGTGATTGCTTCTGAAGAGCAAGAGCGGGTCAGGCCCCTGGTCGATGAATACAATCAGTCAGGCGGGGTGCCCAAAGAGCTTCGATTCTGGATCGTCCAGAAGAGCGGAAAACGGCGGTACCTCTCCGCCCGCCTCTCCTCAATCGATCATGAGGGGGATCATATCGCATATATCGTGCTGACCGATATGACCGAATGGAAGGAGGCCGAAGATACACTGAAACGGCAGTACCTGTTTGTCCACCACTTCATCGATGCCTTCCCTCGCCCGATCTACTGTCTGAATCCGGACCGGCGGTTCCTCGAATGCAACCAGGCCTTTGAAGAGATGGTCGGGCGATCCCGGGCCGTGATCATCGGAGCCAAGACGGCTGACGTCTTCCCTGCAGAGGACCTAGCAGTGTACGAGCAGGGGGACGACGACCTATTTCTGGAACCGTCCACCAGCACATACGAGGCAACCCTGCAGTTCCCCGATGGATCCAGACGGCAGATGACGATCGAGAAGGCCACGCTCAGATCCCCCGAGGAAGGGGCCTCCTTAACCCTGATCGGAAACCTGATCGAGCGCGGACGGCAGCAGCACTGA
- a CDS encoding COG1361 S-layer family protein: MKLMSANRYSSGTVWVLSLLLLIACVLVSPAMAGTKYLSGGPSLSAAVTGTNELISGQTVPLQVTVQNSGLIDSKFSQTGLVDRTDLPNTAKTVTVGLGSGSAPVTIQSDPQMIGDILGGASGQSKFNVKVEADAPSGTYTLPVSVNYTYLESAEQVGTDSLNYNYVTKSLIIPLTVTIRSEVIVDVQKISAEQLNVGTEGYLNLTLQNTGNENGKNAIVKIVRNGASPITPTDSSVYIGDFAKGAVVNCRYRVAVSTEAAAQTYPVDVIVAYEDHDGINRTSRLQTIGVPIGGKIDFKVSSEAPSINPGQKKVLDVQYTNVGATTVYSAQARLSAVDPFTSNDDTAYLGDIKPGDSVMAHFEVSTTSDATIKQYGLDSEIRYRDALDNSQISDTMKVPVNVVAKTGTSAILGNPIILAVIAAIIIGVGYFLYTRKKGSA; the protein is encoded by the coding sequence ATGAAGCTTATGTCAGCGAATAGATATTCATCAGGTACAGTCTGGGTTCTCTCCCTGCTGCTGCTCATCGCCTGCGTGCTGGTCTCTCCAGCCATGGCCGGTACCAAGTATCTCTCCGGCGGCCCGTCGCTCTCAGCGGCGGTCACCGGCACCAACGAACTGATCTCCGGCCAGACCGTGCCATTGCAGGTGACGGTCCAGAACAGTGGTCTGATCGACTCCAAGTTCTCCCAGACCGGACTGGTCGACCGGACCGATCTACCGAACACCGCCAAGACGGTGACGGTCGGGCTTGGTTCCGGTAGCGCACCGGTCACGATCCAGTCGGATCCGCAGATGATCGGGGATATCCTCGGAGGTGCTTCCGGGCAGTCCAAGTTCAATGTTAAGGTCGAAGCCGATGCTCCATCAGGCACCTACACCCTGCCGGTCTCAGTGAATTACACCTATCTCGAGTCTGCAGAACAGGTCGGGACCGATTCGCTGAACTATAACTATGTGACCAAGAGCCTGATCATCCCCCTGACCGTCACGATCAGGTCCGAAGTGATCGTCGACGTCCAGAAGATCTCGGCAGAGCAGTTGAACGTCGGCACTGAGGGATATCTGAACCTGACCCTGCAGAACACCGGGAACGAGAATGGTAAGAATGCCATCGTGAAGATCGTCAGAAACGGTGCCAGCCCGATCACCCCGACCGACTCCTCGGTCTACATCGGTGACTTTGCAAAGGGCGCCGTCGTGAACTGCAGGTACCGGGTCGCGGTCTCCACCGAGGCAGCCGCCCAGACCTACCCGGTCGACGTCATCGTCGCCTATGAGGACCATGACGGGATTAACAGGACCTCCCGGCTCCAGACGATCGGCGTCCCGATCGGCGGCAAGATAGACTTCAAGGTCAGCTCTGAGGCACCATCGATCAACCCCGGCCAGAAGAAGGTGCTCGATGTCCAGTACACCAACGTCGGTGCGACCACCGTCTACAGCGCCCAAGCCCGACTCTCAGCGGTGGACCCGTTCACCTCCAACGATGACACGGCCTACCTTGGGGATATAAAGCCCGGCGACTCGGTGATGGCACACTTCGAGGTATCGACCACATCAGACGCGACCATCAAGCAGTACGGCCTCGACTCTGAGATACGGTACCGCGATGCACTCGACAACTCCCAGATCTCGGATACCATGAAGGTCCCGGTGAACGTCGTGGCCAAGACAGGGACCAGTGCAATCCTCGGCAACCCGATTATCCTTGCCGTGATCGCGGCCATCATAATCGGTGTCGGCTACTTCCTCTACACCAGGAAGAAGGGGTCAGCGTGA
- a CDS encoding efflux RND transporter permease subunit, with amino-acid sequence MRSVFEPIGHLISRHPGAVAVGFLCLLLITLYGTTMITMNTGSSTYMDKSTEAGILFDTYTRTFDSNAVVLLVESSDVLSPDIVRYMDQVETALREQQYIGQVSSVSDLMRQMNQGNLPTSEGEILAIEQNVPASVLSQYVPSKDTTMVKISLQQGISDDRSTSVLGNIQSVISSVEKPPGVTISMTGNAAFNKQMQSEIGKSTAVLVAAAMLLMVLTLGLLFSYVSQRFLPVLVVAFGLIMTFGTMGLAGIQMNLAVVGAFPIIIGLGIDYAIQFHARFDEEAGQSSREEAAFTTITKTGPAVLYAMLATSLGFAALSISPVPMVRSFGFVAILGVMFCYLSSLICVPMIALLTKYTPKRSHQPSAGAGGYSRFLASMAVKIAHNPVPVILIAALVAFAGVQLDSSIPIDTNQNTFVPGDMPARLSLNKVTSMIGSTDPLPLYVSGVGLNDPEVLKWMDTFESTEMTKHSEMLGVTSIASVIKEYNGGVLPTTSAGVDAVMARIPSSVKDQYLDGTSAALITFSTVQMEMPEKNSLKEQILSEITFSEPPVGIQVKPTGNFDLFTSLINDIASGKDRMTGLGFGLILAFLLLVYRKLDAATPLIPIIFIVGWNPVAMTILGLDYTPITAVLGSMTIGVAAEYTILIMERYLEEREKTGDVYDAIQQSVQKIGTAITVSGLATFFGFSALILSSFPVISNFGISTIVAVLFSLIGAIVVMPAGLSLMDTLERYVQRHRAGAAHPTA; translated from the coding sequence ATGCGTTCAGTGTTTGAACCGATCGGTCATCTGATATCCCGACACCCGGGTGCCGTAGCGGTAGGCTTCCTCTGCCTGCTGCTGATCACCCTCTATGGGACGACGATGATCACGATGAACACGGGGTCCAGCACCTATATGGACAAGTCGACCGAGGCTGGGATCCTCTTCGATACCTATACCCGGACCTTTGACTCCAATGCGGTGGTGCTGCTGGTCGAGTCCTCAGACGTGCTCAGCCCCGACATCGTCCGGTATATGGACCAGGTCGAAACGGCGCTCCGTGAGCAGCAATACATCGGGCAGGTCAGTTCTGTCTCTGATCTGATGCGCCAGATGAACCAGGGAAACCTCCCGACCTCTGAAGGGGAGATCCTCGCCATTGAGCAGAATGTTCCGGCCAGTGTCCTTTCACAGTATGTTCCTTCGAAGGACACGACGATGGTGAAGATCAGTCTGCAACAGGGTATCTCTGACGACCGCTCCACCAGTGTGCTTGGGAATATCCAGTCGGTGATCTCGTCGGTCGAAAAACCCCCAGGTGTCACCATCTCGATGACCGGGAACGCTGCGTTTAATAAACAAATGCAGAGTGAAATCGGGAAATCTACCGCGGTGCTGGTTGCTGCTGCGATGCTCCTGATGGTCCTGACACTCGGACTCCTCTTCTCCTATGTGAGCCAGAGGTTCCTGCCGGTGCTGGTCGTCGCGTTCGGGCTGATCATGACGTTTGGGACCATGGGGCTCGCTGGGATCCAGATGAACCTGGCGGTGGTCGGAGCATTCCCGATCATCATAGGGCTCGGGATCGATTATGCGATCCAGTTTCATGCCCGGTTCGACGAGGAGGCCGGGCAATCGTCCCGGGAAGAGGCTGCATTTACCACGATCACCAAAACTGGCCCTGCTGTCCTCTATGCGATGCTCGCGACCTCGCTCGGGTTTGCAGCCCTCTCGATCTCCCCGGTTCCGATGGTAAGGTCCTTCGGATTCGTTGCGATCCTCGGGGTGATGTTCTGCTATCTGTCGTCCCTGATCTGCGTGCCGATGATCGCACTGTTGACCAAGTACACGCCCAAAAGAAGCCACCAGCCCTCTGCCGGTGCCGGTGGATACAGTCGGTTCCTTGCATCGATGGCGGTGAAGATCGCCCATAATCCGGTGCCTGTGATCCTGATTGCGGCCCTGGTGGCCTTTGCCGGAGTGCAACTCGACAGCAGCATTCCGATCGATACCAATCAGAACACCTTTGTCCCCGGGGACATGCCGGCCCGACTCAGCCTGAACAAAGTCACCTCGATGATCGGCTCCACTGATCCGCTCCCTCTCTATGTGTCCGGCGTCGGACTCAATGATCCGGAGGTTCTCAAATGGATGGACACGTTTGAGAGTACTGAGATGACGAAACACAGCGAGATGCTGGGGGTCACGAGCATCGCCAGTGTCATCAAGGAGTACAATGGTGGGGTGCTGCCGACGACCTCTGCAGGTGTGGACGCCGTGATGGCCAGGATTCCCTCCTCGGTCAAGGACCAGTACCTGGATGGAACGAGTGCGGCCCTGATCACCTTCAGCACTGTCCAGATGGAGATGCCTGAGAAGAACTCGCTGAAAGAGCAGATTCTCAGTGAGATCACGTTCTCTGAGCCGCCGGTAGGGATTCAGGTCAAACCGACCGGGAACTTCGACCTGTTCACCTCGCTGATCAATGATATCGCGTCAGGGAAGGACAGGATGACCGGGCTCGGGTTCGGGCTGATCCTCGCCTTCCTGCTGCTCGTCTATCGGAAGCTCGATGCCGCGACTCCGCTGATCCCGATCATCTTCATCGTCGGCTGGAACCCGGTGGCGATGACGATCCTCGGCCTCGACTACACCCCGATCACCGCGGTGCTCGGGTCGATGACGATCGGGGTCGCCGCAGAGTACACGATCCTGATCATGGAGCGGTACCTCGAGGAGCGAGAGAAGACCGGGGATGTCTATGATGCGATCCAGCAGAGTGTCCAGAAGATCGGGACCGCGATCACCGTATCCGGCCTGGCGACCTTCTTTGGGTTCTCTGCGCTGATCCTCTCCTCCTTCCCGGTGATCAGCAACTTCGGGATATCGACCATCGTCGCGGTCCTCTTCTCGTTGATCGGCGCGATCGTCGTGATGCCGGCGGGCCTGTCGCTGATGGATACATTAGAGCGGTATGTGCAGAGGCACCGGGCAGGAGCGGCTCATCCGACTGCCTGA